A stretch of Sinorhizobium meliloti DNA encodes these proteins:
- a CDS encoding BON domain-containing protein: MPSEYPNYSHKDDDPHLTDDDLAEKVLHFLRYATAIDTSDMEVIALGNIVVLSGTVGSEADIASAGEAAASVIGVSSVENGLRAREGRS; this comes from the coding sequence ATGCCGAGCGAATACCCGAACTATTCTCACAAGGACGACGATCCTCATCTGACCGATGACGATCTGGCGGAGAAAGTTCTGCACTTCCTTCGCTACGCGACTGCGATCGATACGAGCGATATGGAGGTGATCGCTTTAGGCAACATCGTCGTGCTCTCCGGTACGGTTGGAAGCGAAGCCGACATCGCCTCTGCCGGCGAGGCAGCCGCCTCGGTCATCGGTGTTTCGAGCGTGGAGAACGGCCTAAGGGCGCGCGAAGGTAGAAGTTGA
- a CDS encoding LysR family transcriptional regulator gives MPKPNLNLLVTLDVLLAEGSVARAAKRLRLSPSAMSRALQRLRETTGDPLLVRAGRGLVATPRALDLRETVGRLVEEAEAVLRPQEKLDLKRLVRTFTLRTSDGFVENFGPCLLARLGAEAPGVRLAFVQKSDKGSGPLRDGSVDLETGVVGEATGPELRTQALFRDRFIGVVRNGHALSGGEVTPARYAAGRHILVSRRGPEKVAVGIDDTLGSIGLEREIVTIVGGFSSALALARSSDLIASVPERHTSALRQGMHSFPLPFSLPQITVSLLWHPRLDADPAHRWLRGCIREVCIAQGSDMPASAS, from the coding sequence ATGCCGAAGCCCAATCTCAATCTCCTCGTCACCCTCGACGTGCTGCTCGCAGAAGGCAGCGTCGCGCGCGCAGCCAAGCGGCTGCGCTTGAGTCCCTCGGCAATGAGCCGGGCTCTCCAGCGATTGCGCGAGACGACCGGCGACCCGCTTCTGGTTCGGGCTGGGCGCGGCCTCGTTGCCACGCCGCGTGCCCTCGATCTGCGCGAGACGGTGGGCCGGCTGGTGGAGGAGGCGGAAGCCGTCCTGCGGCCGCAGGAGAAACTCGATCTGAAACGGCTCGTCCGGACCTTCACGCTGCGAACCAGCGACGGCTTCGTCGAAAACTTCGGGCCGTGCCTCCTTGCACGGCTCGGCGCGGAAGCCCCCGGGGTGCGCCTGGCCTTCGTGCAGAAGTCGGACAAGGGCAGCGGCCCGCTTCGGGACGGGAGCGTCGATCTCGAGACAGGTGTGGTGGGTGAGGCGACAGGGCCGGAGTTGCGGACGCAGGCTCTGTTCCGGGACCGGTTCATCGGCGTTGTGCGCAATGGCCACGCTTTGAGCGGGGGCGAGGTTACGCCGGCCCGCTACGCCGCCGGCAGACACATCCTTGTTTCACGGCGGGGGCCGGAGAAGGTGGCTGTCGGCATCGATGATACCCTGGGGTCGATCGGATTGGAGCGCGAGATCGTTACCATCGTAGGCGGCTTTTCGAGCGCCCTGGCGCTGGCTCGTTCCTCGGACCTGATCGCCAGCGTTCCTGAACGCCACACGAGCGCCCTGCGTCAGGGAATGCACAGCTTTCCGCTGCCCTTCTCCCTACCGCAGATCACGGTTTCGCTGCTCTGGCATCCGCGGCTCGATGCCGATCCGGCGCATCGCTGGCTGCGCGGCTGCATTCGCGAGGTTTGCATTGCGCAAGGCTCAGACATGCCGGCCTCGGCAAGTTGA
- a CDS encoding MFS transporter, which yields MFMPKPAVAAADDAAGRNPHRDASAGWALASLSLSMLLSSLGTSIANVGLPSLATAFSASFQQVQWVVLAYLLAITTLIVGVGRLGDMVGRRRLLLAGILLFTVASGLSGAAPSLPLLIAARAVQGLGAAVMMALAMALVGETVAKEKTGGAMGLLGTMSAIGTALGPSLGGVLIAGLGWQAIFVVNVPLGALAFILARRSLPADRQGSAAERTGFDVPGTLLLGLTLAAYALAMTVAHDSFGPLNMALLAAAVVGAGLFVLAERRATSPLMRPEALRDPVLGAGLAMSALVSTVMMATLVVGPLYLSRALGLGEALVGIVMSAGPVVSALSGLPAGRAVDRLGAPFVIVTGLLAMAAGSFALSVLPEMFGVAGYLAAMLVLTPGYQLFQAANNTAVMVDVRPDRRGVVSGMLNLSRNLGLITGASVMGAVFAFASAAPDIAAAPAVAVAAGMRITFAVAGALIVSALVIALRSRTLFMRACAGAALRDEGR from the coding sequence ATGTTCATGCCGAAACCAGCCGTTGCCGCGGCAGACGATGCCGCCGGTAGAAATCCGCACAGGGACGCCTCGGCCGGATGGGCGCTCGCCAGCCTTTCGCTCTCCATGCTGCTGTCCTCGCTCGGCACCAGCATCGCGAATGTCGGCCTGCCGAGCCTCGCCACGGCGTTCTCCGCCTCGTTCCAGCAAGTCCAGTGGGTCGTCCTCGCCTATCTCCTTGCCATCACCACCCTGATCGTCGGTGTCGGCCGGCTCGGCGACATGGTCGGGCGCCGGCGGCTGCTGCTTGCCGGAATCCTGCTGTTCACGGTGGCTTCGGGGTTGAGCGGCGCTGCACCGAGCCTGCCGCTCCTCATTGCCGCCCGGGCGGTTCAGGGGCTCGGAGCGGCGGTCATGATGGCGCTCGCCATGGCCTTGGTCGGCGAGACCGTGGCGAAGGAAAAGACCGGTGGCGCCATGGGCCTGCTGGGCACCATGTCTGCGATCGGCACCGCGCTGGGGCCGTCGCTCGGCGGCGTTCTGATCGCCGGTCTCGGCTGGCAGGCGATCTTCGTCGTCAACGTGCCGCTCGGCGCCCTGGCCTTTATTCTCGCTCGTCGCTCGCTGCCCGCCGATCGCCAAGGGTCTGCGGCGGAGCGCACTGGCTTCGATGTTCCGGGCACGCTGCTGCTCGGCCTGACGCTCGCCGCCTATGCACTCGCCATGACGGTTGCGCACGACAGTTTCGGTCCGCTCAACATGGCGCTCCTGGCTGCTGCTGTCGTCGGCGCCGGTCTCTTCGTACTGGCCGAGCGGAGAGCAACCTCCCCCTTGATGCGGCCCGAGGCTCTCCGCGACCCGGTGCTCGGTGCGGGGCTTGCCATGAGCGCACTCGTCTCGACGGTGATGATGGCAACGCTGGTGGTGGGGCCGCTCTACCTCTCGCGCGCGCTCGGGCTCGGCGAAGCGCTCGTCGGGATCGTCATGTCGGCGGGTCCGGTCGTTTCCGCCCTGAGCGGTCTGCCGGCCGGCCGTGCCGTCGACCGCCTGGGAGCCCCGTTCGTGATCGTCACAGGCCTCCTCGCAATGGCCGCCGGCTCATTCGCTCTGTCGGTGCTTCCGGAGATGTTCGGCGTCGCCGGCTACCTGGCCGCCATGCTCGTCCTGACCCCGGGTTACCAGCTGTTCCAGGCAGCCAACAATACGGCCGTGATGGTGGATGTCCGCCCGGATCGGCGCGGCGTCGTCTCCGGCATGCTCAATCTCTCGCGCAATCTCGGGCTCATCACCGGCGCATCGGTCATGGGAGCCGTCTTCGCCTTCGCATCGGCTGCACCCGACATCGCGGCCGCACCAGCCGTGGCCGTTGCCGCCGGCATGCGGATCACTTTCGCCGTCGCGGGCGCCCTGATCGTGAGCGCGCTCGTCATCGCGCTCCGGAGCCGCACTCTCTTCATGCGCGCTTGCGCCGGCGCGGCACTACGCGATGAAGGTAGGTGA
- a CDS encoding FAD-dependent monooxygenase, with the protein MRILIVGAGPAGLALAAALRAHGMTAVVVERAEQNRAAGYAIGVHVNGWNAAERLGLLDAFRARAVSLGTAEYRSPEGRRLFSYSYHALTRAVNGKMFSIMRDAVQDVLLEAVGDRTDLRYGTTVTALANREDGVDVVLSTGSTESFDIVVGADGWRSAIRQMCFGPHETFLRPLGFRAAAWRMPLATPLDSSFVGMMDVDHQGGLYEVGDGTAATLFCWRDSSTGRVAPEARQKTLMERFGQWSHPVSLALSTPVDWQRGFFDTIAQIEVPRWSSGRVVLLGDAAWCLTFLSGQGTSTALAGAWILASELAAKPHAQAFEAYESRLKPMVTRMQATSRRIGGHFVPESKLGLRIQSWTLPLLLSRPFAGFLARRMSAEELELDVP; encoded by the coding sequence ATGCGTATCCTGATCGTCGGCGCGGGACCGGCAGGTCTCGCCCTCGCAGCAGCGCTGCGGGCACATGGCATGACGGCCGTGGTCGTTGAACGGGCCGAGCAGAACCGCGCCGCCGGCTATGCGATAGGTGTTCACGTCAATGGCTGGAACGCGGCGGAACGGCTGGGCCTTCTCGACGCGTTCAGGGCGCGCGCCGTTTCCCTGGGCACGGCGGAATATCGCAGCCCGGAGGGCCGGCGCCTCTTCTCCTATAGTTATCATGCTCTGACGCGGGCGGTGAACGGCAAGATGTTTTCCATCATGCGGGACGCCGTACAGGACGTCCTGCTCGAGGCCGTCGGGGATCGCACCGATCTGAGATACGGGACGACGGTGACCGCGCTCGCAAACAGGGAAGACGGTGTCGATGTCGTGCTGTCGACAGGCTCGACGGAAAGCTTCGACATCGTCGTGGGAGCGGATGGCTGGCGCAGCGCGATCCGCCAGATGTGTTTCGGCCCGCATGAGACCTTTCTGAGGCCTCTGGGTTTTCGCGCGGCCGCATGGCGAATGCCGCTAGCCACTCCGCTCGACTCCAGCTTCGTCGGCATGATGGACGTCGATCACCAGGGCGGGCTCTACGAGGTTGGCGACGGAACTGCCGCGACCCTGTTCTGCTGGCGCGATTCCTCGACCGGGCGCGTGGCTCCGGAGGCGCGGCAGAAGACGCTGATGGAGCGCTTCGGCCAATGGTCTCATCCCGTTTCGCTGGCGCTCTCGACGCCGGTCGACTGGCAGCGGGGTTTCTTCGATACGATTGCACAAATCGAGGTGCCCCGATGGTCGAGCGGCCGCGTGGTGCTTCTGGGAGATGCCGCCTGGTGTTTGACCTTTCTGTCCGGTCAGGGAACGTCCACCGCATTAGCCGGCGCCTGGATTCTCGCGTCGGAATTGGCGGCAAAGCCGCATGCTCAGGCATTCGAGGCCTACGAATCCCGCCTGAAACCGATGGTCACGAGGATGCAGGCCACGTCGCGCCGCATCGGTGGCCATTTCGTACCGGAAAGCAAGCTCGGCCTGCGCATCCAGTCATGGACCCTCCCGCTCCTTCTTTCGCGGCCGTTTGCCGGATTTCTTGCACGACGGATGTCGGCCGAGGAACTCGAACTGGATGTGCCATAG
- a CDS encoding TonB-dependent receptor translates to MSRTLLASASVLALSSLAWPGIAGAQQKEETTVLEPITVTATKRVQEAFEVPATVAIVEAQELQDRGIASAGELDRAFVDTNIRSRSNRAYTNVTVRGQSSVDYYEPSVQLYVDGLPQDPSIFSQLLPAGLDSVELLYGPQGTLYGRGAIGGVINVVTRKPDNELRVDTAGALHTQGGDASLLLNTPIIDGVIYGDAALTFRREADQYTLLGSGQEIGGTDDLNGRIRLRYAPDDSPLDVMVSTQRGRVDSTEEQFVMESMFNDRIALPIDSRYRLDTASFGVNASYDLDFATITALTGYQDRKLDRTTLGFQTPEDQTTFSQELRIASDPELGNALDYVVGVYGQRLDFERRTPLIGQVSQQTIDSYAIFGDLAWHATDRLDISPGLRFDYEKARARADGAVTIAGERSFGGVSPKLGASYALDDEWRVHGLFSTGYKAGGFTRNVTPENIAFTYDPQNTYNGETGIKYRALDGSLEASLSAYYNVTKDYQLFVGDVYLKYLQNAGEVTAKGINLAFRANPTERLGIAGGLGLNRTTFTKYENSVNPGIDYTGNRVPYAPEFTANLALDYAFDLAEGWGQLIPRAGMTYAGSVFFDETNTIGQKGFFLVDLGLSWKVSEQVVADVFVNNVFDETYAVYGFTEATYGNLYQLGTGAPSAAV, encoded by the coding sequence ATGAGCCGAACCCTTCTCGCCAGCGCATCCGTCTTGGCGCTTTCCTCTCTCGCCTGGCCCGGCATTGCCGGCGCGCAGCAGAAAGAGGAGACCACCGTTCTGGAACCTATTACGGTCACGGCCACGAAGCGCGTGCAGGAAGCGTTCGAGGTGCCGGCCACGGTCGCGATCGTCGAGGCGCAGGAATTGCAGGATCGAGGGATTGCCAGCGCCGGCGAACTGGACAGGGCTTTTGTCGATACCAACATCCGGTCCCGCTCCAACCGCGCCTATACCAACGTCACCGTTCGTGGGCAGTCCTCGGTCGATTACTATGAGCCGAGCGTCCAGCTTTATGTCGATGGCCTCCCCCAGGACCCCTCGATCTTCAGCCAGTTGCTCCCGGCCGGTCTGGACAGCGTCGAACTCCTCTACGGGCCGCAAGGCACGCTCTATGGTCGCGGCGCGATCGGCGGGGTCATCAACGTGGTGACGCGCAAACCTGACAATGAATTGCGTGTCGATACCGCCGGGGCGCTGCACACGCAGGGAGGAGACGCCAGCCTGCTGCTCAATACGCCGATCATCGACGGGGTGATATACGGTGACGCGGCCCTGACCTTCCGACGGGAGGCCGACCAGTACACCTTATTGGGCAGCGGACAGGAGATCGGCGGAACCGATGACCTGAACGGCCGCATCCGCCTGCGCTACGCGCCCGATGACAGCCCGCTGGATGTCATGGTGAGCACCCAGCGCGGCCGCGTCGATTCTACCGAAGAGCAATTCGTCATGGAATCGATGTTCAACGACCGCATCGCACTGCCTATCGACTCACGCTACCGGCTGGACACCGCCAGTTTCGGGGTCAATGCGTCCTACGACCTTGACTTCGCCACCATCACGGCGCTGACCGGCTATCAGGATCGTAAGCTCGACCGCACCACGCTCGGTTTTCAGACGCCCGAGGACCAGACGACATTCAGCCAGGAATTGCGTATCGCTTCCGATCCGGAACTCGGCAACGCGCTCGACTATGTGGTTGGCGTATACGGGCAGCGTCTCGATTTCGAGCGGCGGACCCCGCTGATCGGTCAGGTTTCGCAGCAGACGATCGATTCCTATGCAATATTCGGAGACTTGGCGTGGCATGCGACGGACAGGCTCGACATCTCGCCGGGCCTCCGGTTCGATTATGAAAAGGCAAGGGCGCGTGCCGACGGCGCCGTGACGATCGCCGGTGAGCGCAGCTTCGGCGGCGTCTCGCCCAAGCTCGGCGCGAGCTACGCGCTTGACGACGAATGGCGCGTGCATGGCCTGTTCTCGACGGGTTACAAGGCCGGCGGATTCACCCGCAATGTGACGCCCGAGAACATCGCCTTCACCTACGATCCGCAGAACACCTACAATGGCGAAACCGGCATCAAGTACAGAGCGCTCGACGGATCGCTGGAGGCGTCGCTTTCAGCCTACTACAATGTGACGAAAGACTATCAGCTGTTCGTCGGCGATGTGTACCTGAAGTACCTTCAGAACGCAGGCGAAGTCACCGCGAAGGGCATCAATCTCGCCTTCCGCGCCAATCCGACCGAGCGGCTGGGCATCGCCGGAGGCCTCGGACTCAACCGCACGACGTTCACCAAATATGAGAACTCGGTGAATCCGGGCATCGACTACACCGGTAATCGGGTGCCTTACGCACCGGAATTCACGGCAAATCTCGCGCTGGACTACGCATTCGATCTGGCCGAAGGCTGGGGACAGCTCATTCCCCGGGCGGGAATGACCTATGCCGGATCAGTGTTCTTCGACGAAACCAATACCATTGGCCAGAAGGGGTTCTTCCTGGTCGATCTTGGCCTGAGCTGGAAAGTGAGCGAGCAGGTGGTCGCCGATGTGTTCGTCAACAACGTCTTCGACGAGACGTATGCGGTCTACGGCTTCACCGAAGCAACCTACGGGAATCTCTATCAGCTTGGCACCGGCGCGCCTTCGGCGGCCGTGTGA
- a CDS encoding MFS transporter, producing MLHLTGIAEHSTRATPYIVLGLLSGLYAAQSATGSMVQTALPVALRDTGVSLDRIGFLAILIMPWALKFLWAPLVDRFGTQRNWILVCQLALIVFFGVAARLPPETHLPSLSIVLLAMAFVAATQDVATDSLAVHATTQETRGKASGASTGGGYLGFLIGSGLWLPIYAYAGWAASMWAMASFIAVLTLPTLAATHIGRHASRPRGRPGFRAVLSNRPLVGGIGFLILYQCGVRLGTSMLSPFMVDIGFPVATIGWVRGAGGAVVGLIGALAGAALVQRFGSGRTLAAFAAVNLLAFAGLALFAFGIWQGDIAAIVLLLVQAAAVAMSFVALYAMMMNWSDTEQAATDFAVLQSLDAALAVAMGVIAGVIAQHAGYGVVFAATALLLAFAAWRSLRRARSIAILLPRHSSTAVVPSLPVQESRP from the coding sequence ATGCTGCACTTGACTGGAATAGCCGAACACAGCACACGGGCCACGCCCTACATCGTTCTCGGATTGCTGAGCGGGCTTTACGCTGCCCAGTCCGCGACGGGAAGCATGGTGCAGACGGCGCTCCCCGTCGCATTGCGCGATACCGGTGTGTCGCTCGACCGGATCGGCTTTCTCGCCATCCTGATAATGCCCTGGGCTCTCAAGTTTCTCTGGGCTCCGCTTGTCGACAGGTTTGGGACACAGCGCAACTGGATCCTGGTCTGCCAGCTTGCCCTGATCGTCTTTTTCGGCGTTGCGGCCCGTCTTCCCCCTGAGACCCATCTGCCGTCGCTTTCCATTGTTCTCCTCGCGATGGCTTTCGTTGCCGCGACCCAAGACGTTGCAACCGATTCTCTCGCCGTTCATGCCACGACGCAGGAGACCCGCGGCAAGGCCAGCGGGGCAAGCACCGGCGGCGGCTATCTTGGATTCCTGATCGGCAGCGGTTTGTGGCTGCCGATCTATGCCTATGCCGGATGGGCCGCTTCGATGTGGGCAATGGCCAGCTTCATCGCGGTGCTTACGCTGCCGACGCTCGCCGCTACCCATATTGGACGCCATGCGTCCCGACCGCGCGGGCGGCCAGGGTTCCGCGCGGTCCTTTCCAACCGGCCGCTGGTCGGCGGCATCGGCTTTCTTATCCTCTATCAATGCGGCGTACGCCTCGGTACGTCGATGCTCAGCCCGTTCATGGTGGATATCGGCTTCCCTGTGGCGACGATCGGCTGGGTCAGGGGCGCCGGTGGCGCTGTGGTCGGGCTCATCGGGGCGCTGGCCGGCGCCGCCCTCGTCCAGCGATTCGGATCAGGAAGAACGCTTGCTGCGTTCGCCGCCGTCAATCTTCTTGCATTTGCAGGTCTCGCATTGTTCGCCTTCGGCATCTGGCAGGGGGACATCGCCGCCATTGTCCTGCTGCTGGTCCAGGCCGCCGCCGTCGCGATGTCCTTTGTCGCGCTCTACGCGATGATGATGAACTGGTCCGACACCGAGCAGGCAGCGACGGATTTTGCGGTTCTGCAAAGCCTCGATGCGGCCCTCGCCGTTGCGATGGGAGTGATTGCCGGCGTCATCGCCCAGCACGCCGGCTATGGCGTCGTGTTCGCGGCAACGGCCCTGCTCCTGGCTTTTGCCGCGTGGCGCTCGCTGAGACGCGCCCGATCCATCGCCATCCTCCTTCCGCGCCATTCGTCGACGGCCGTCGTCCCATCCTTACCCGTTCAGGAGTCCCGCCCATGA
- a CDS encoding helix-turn-helix domain-containing protein: MTFHIQRRTLIQSQLESAASIGVDPADVASAQPVSGGLCKVFGIHAGLNLTVFDVIAGTALGEPVRSAPCLAIDILFNATGRGWISPPDGGEDLSIPYRRGMMYLTFAPHGATGRYDVPAGARFHGIDIRIGLDFLERLGWLGAFAVLTRGHPHHVASCGACWIGALSLPERIAGQAKSLLDSSLLNENDLAMEARCLDIIDAAIACVSSPAPLPAPTNRDRRRIEAARDILLDDLSRTWTIAELARRCGLSEKRLKAGFQKEFGKPVYRYLQLARLTEAKRMLAETDRNVTEISLEVGYTSTSHFARVFLREFGVLPSAIKSETRNSSKTRRHLIQTAW; this comes from the coding sequence ATGACATTCCATATCCAGCGCCGCACCCTGATCCAGTCCCAGTTGGAATCGGCCGCCTCGATCGGCGTCGATCCCGCCGACGTGGCATCGGCGCAGCCGGTATCGGGCGGCCTTTGCAAGGTGTTCGGGATTCATGCCGGGCTGAATTTGACAGTCTTCGACGTCATCGCAGGAACAGCGCTGGGGGAGCCCGTGCGGAGCGCCCCTTGCTTGGCGATCGACATTCTGTTCAATGCAACCGGACGTGGATGGATATCGCCGCCGGACGGCGGAGAAGACCTGTCCATACCCTACCGGCGGGGAATGATGTATCTCACCTTCGCGCCCCACGGAGCCACGGGCAGATACGATGTTCCCGCGGGAGCACGGTTTCATGGAATCGACATACGCATTGGGCTCGATTTCCTGGAGCGCTTGGGATGGCTCGGGGCCTTCGCCGTCCTGACCCGAGGGCATCCGCACCATGTCGCTTCCTGCGGCGCCTGCTGGATCGGCGCGCTATCTCTGCCGGAGCGCATCGCAGGACAGGCGAAAAGCCTGCTCGACAGCAGTCTTTTGAACGAGAACGATCTGGCGATGGAGGCGCGTTGCCTCGACATCATCGACGCTGCGATCGCCTGCGTGTCCTCGCCGGCTCCGCTTCCGGCGCCGACCAATCGCGACCGCCGCCGTATCGAGGCCGCTCGCGATATCTTGCTCGATGATCTTTCCCGGACATGGACCATCGCAGAACTGGCCCGGAGATGCGGTCTCAGCGAAAAGCGGCTCAAGGCAGGATTCCAGAAGGAGTTCGGGAAGCCGGTCTATCGCTATCTTCAACTCGCGCGACTGACCGAAGCCAAGCGCATGTTGGCCGAGACGGACAGAAATGTGACGGAGATATCACTTGAAGTGGGCTACACCAGCACGAGCCATTTTGCGCGTGTATTTTTGAGAGAGTTCGGTGTCCTGCCGTCGGCGATCAAGTCGGAAACCCGTAATTCATCGAAAACTCGGCGCCATCTGATCCAAACAGCGTGGTGA
- a CDS encoding type II toxin-antitoxin system HicB family antitoxin, translated as MCREKGIEPRRKFSGKFNVRLDPEDHAAAAVAAAAAGKSLNEWVIGAIREAAAE; from the coding sequence ATGTGCCGGGAAAAGGGCATCGAGCCACGCCGGAAATTCTCCGGCAAGTTCAATGTCCGCCTCGATCCCGAAGATCATGCCGCAGCGGCCGTCGCTGCCGCAGCAGCGGGCAAGAGCCTGAATGAATGGGTCATCGGAGCGATCAGGGAAGCCGCCGCTGAATAG
- a CDS encoding membrane protein has protein sequence MRLLLRFASFLALMAAVFAGTIDSIQSVAASEPVITSLADGIAAIGSDQLNWVQSLQRTGAGPAMWLRALHWVLAQPAFAVFLALALLLWMAGYRKKPAAGRFAA, from the coding sequence ATGCGGTTGCTGCTGCGGTTTGCGAGCTTTCTGGCGCTGATGGCTGCGGTCTTTGCAGGGACGATCGATTCCATTCAGTCGGTAGCGGCGTCGGAGCCGGTCATCACTTCGCTTGCCGACGGCATAGCTGCGATCGGATCCGATCAACTGAACTGGGTTCAGTCGCTGCAGCGGACCGGAGCCGGGCCTGCAATGTGGCTCAGGGCGCTGCACTGGGTTCTGGCGCAGCCCGCCTTTGCCGTATTCCTCGCCCTCGCCCTCCTCCTGTGGATGGCCGGATACAGGAAGAAACCCGCTGCCGGGCGCTTTGCCGCCTGA
- the msrA gene encoding peptide-methionine (S)-S-oxide reductase MsrA, with translation MFLIDMFNKKTILPDAATALPGREEEIPTATTHFVSGRPLKGPYPEGMKKVLFGMGCFWGAERLLWEIPGVYVTAAGYSGGLTPNPTYQETTTGLTGHTEVVLVVYDPAKVSLQRLLKTFFEEHDPTQGMRQGNDVGTTYRSAIYVYDEEQLAEANAARNAFQKALRVYNHDREITTEIAKAGPFYFAEDYHQQYLAKNPDGYCGLRGTGVSCPIGA, from the coding sequence ATGTTTCTGATCGACATGTTCAACAAGAAGACCATCCTGCCCGATGCCGCAACGGCGCTGCCCGGCCGAGAGGAGGAGATCCCGACCGCGACGACGCATTTCGTGTCGGGGCGGCCGCTCAAGGGCCCTTATCCGGAGGGCATGAAGAAGGTCCTCTTCGGTATGGGCTGCTTCTGGGGGGCCGAGCGTCTCCTGTGGGAGATCCCCGGCGTCTACGTGACCGCTGCCGGCTACTCCGGCGGGCTCACGCCCAATCCGACCTATCAGGAGACGACGACAGGGTTGACCGGCCACACGGAGGTGGTGCTGGTGGTCTACGATCCGGCCAAGGTCTCGCTTCAGCGCCTGCTGAAGACATTCTTCGAGGAGCACGACCCCACCCAGGGCATGCGCCAGGGCAACGACGTCGGCACCACCTATCGCTCGGCGATCTACGTCTATGACGAGGAGCAGCTCGCCGAGGCGAATGCTGCGCGCAACGCCTTCCAGAAGGCGCTACGGGTCTACAACCATGATCGCGAGATCACCACCGAAATCGCGAAGGCGGGGCCATTCTACTTCGCCGAGGACTATCACCAGCAATATCTCGCCAAGAATCCGGACGGCTATTGCGGATTGCGCGGCACCGGCGTCAGCTGCCCGATAGGCGCCTGA
- a CDS encoding BMP family lipoprotein, whose product MKKTILGLLAFSMMSATALAADIKPAIIYDLGGKFDKSFNEAAFNGAEKFKTETGIEYREFEIANDAQREQALRRFASDGNSPIVMAGFNWAASLEKLAGEYPDTKFAIIDMVVEKPNVKSIVFKEQEGSYLVGVLAGLASKTKTVSFVGGMDIPLIHKFACGYVGGAKSTGADVKVLEAYTGTTPDAWNDPVKGGEIAKSQIDQGSDVVYHAAGGTGVGVLQAAADAGKLGIGVDSNQNMLQPGKVLTSMLKRVDVAVYDSFMAAKDDKFEFGISNLGLKEDGVGYALDEHNQVLITPEMKEAVEKVKADIISGKVQVHDYMTDETCPY is encoded by the coding sequence ATGAAAAAAACCATCCTCGGTCTCCTTGCATTCTCGATGATGTCCGCGACGGCACTGGCCGCCGACATCAAGCCGGCGATCATCTACGACCTCGGCGGAAAATTCGACAAATCCTTCAACGAAGCGGCCTTCAACGGGGCCGAAAAGTTCAAGACCGAAACCGGCATCGAATATCGCGAGTTCGAGATCGCCAACGACGCCCAGCGCGAACAGGCGCTGCGCCGCTTCGCCAGCGACGGCAACAGCCCGATCGTCATGGCCGGCTTCAACTGGGCCGCGTCGCTCGAGAAGCTCGCCGGCGAATATCCGGATACGAAGTTCGCGATCATCGACATGGTCGTCGAAAAGCCGAACGTCAAGTCGATCGTCTTCAAGGAGCAGGAAGGCTCCTATCTCGTCGGCGTTCTCGCCGGCCTCGCCTCCAAGACCAAGACGGTCAGCTTCGTCGGCGGCATGGACATCCCGCTGATCCACAAATTCGCCTGCGGCTATGTCGGCGGCGCCAAGTCGACCGGCGCGGACGTAAAGGTGCTCGAAGCTTACACCGGCACCACGCCCGATGCATGGAACGACCCGGTCAAGGGCGGCGAAATCGCCAAGTCGCAGATCGATCAGGGCTCCGACGTCGTCTATCATGCTGCCGGCGGCACCGGCGTCGGCGTGCTGCAGGCGGCAGCGGATGCGGGCAAGCTCGGAATCGGCGTCGATTCCAACCAGAACATGCTGCAGCCGGGCAAGGTGCTGACATCCATGCTGAAGCGCGTCGACGTCGCGGTCTACGACTCCTTCATGGCCGCGAAGGACGACAAGTTCGAATTCGGCATCTCCAACCTCGGCCTCAAGGAAGACGGAGTCGGCTACGCGCTCGACGAGCACAACCAGGTGCTGATCACGCCGGAAATGAAGGAAGCGGTCGAGAAGGTGAAGGCCGACATCATCTCCGGCAAGGTCCAGGTTCACGACTATATGACCGACGAGACCTGCCCGTACTGA
- a CDS encoding SlyX family protein, with amino-acid sequence MRDAEERITRLEETVAHQLKTIEELSDQLAEQWKVVEQTRAKLDRLTERFLSLEEQAQDATPVTRPPHY; translated from the coding sequence ATGCGCGATGCGGAAGAGCGGATCACCCGGCTCGAAGAGACGGTGGCCCATCAATTGAAGACCATCGAGGAGCTTTCGGACCAACTGGCGGAGCAATGGAAGGTGGTCGAGCAGACGCGCGCCAAGCTCGATCGTCTGACCGAACGGTTCCTGAGCCTCGAAGAACAGGCGCAAGATGCGACTCCGGTGACGCGCCCGCCGCATTATTGA